gtagggaaaagaaatcgaccggaagtacgtagacaggccaaggccagattcctaaagaaacgcaagcacccacaccataggtgtatctaaagtagctatgtaccaaaaattacattttaccgtgactcgaagagctgtaaacagtgttgtaaggctgcgtgtacacatccgcttggagctccagtggaattttaatttcatgacgagaattctcggtctaaccgttcatgtgccattgaaacggcgtaaataggcgagcCATCAGGCCATCACtataaccaaagatccttgattactagcaagatagagcaacgtaattcgttactatgggagcaaaatgggacagttccggtctgcataagtgggagtgtcaccttacgtcactaaataaactttctctcttaataagcaataagaacagataaacataattgtgttcacaatatcattgtctataatcatgtatgataccaatgaatcattctttaggacgttatataaataatttaattagtcatgtgtaccgagctagctagctagctaacgctagcttaaaacgccatacaagtggatgggagtagctatggcaatacagatatgcgctaacaagtgactagtagttgaaggacttcgcttaaacttaatatactgttccaaattcgcttgagtataaactatccactttaactaatgtcagtaatgttattcagctagttgtcatttcaaagaaattacacttctccgtttaaaatgttaccttagctaagaggctagctagcatgctaacaactggacagtaactggcagcagcatggtctgatattaagttattttattacaaatccgaacactaaattaaattacacttttaggcttgacatgatcccaaacacttacagattatgacaaaatgttccaaaaaaccctcaacaaatccagaaagatataatgaccaatttattggtaaaattccacaagtctccattgacattagtgcagcgagggtttactctggtctgcataaagggggattttcccccctcccccttgcaataatcgaacgcggaaattgtcgaacgtttgcgcctctcgctccgctttaaccctctctgctataactccgagcgtggtaaacaaaatttgATATTTCAGGcggtaaatgctcccgttaaaggaattatccggagtaaaatgcactttagatcgatttacggatgattgggagtacatacgttgagttgacatccaaatcatgtcattcggatgtgttttgagaaagttcgatgttaccgtttttagtcaaagctcgttagcgtggaagtgagaagggcacaTTATTTTGccactacaaaacgctatttttatacctcttctagtgagtagagggtccctaaagccaaaccgaagtatcccgaggtctttatgtggtcggatagagtccagaatgaatttcatcaaggcttcgtctcttatctgaatttaaccatggagttgactttggaggaaaggtgaaggtgattgctgataggctgtcccaatcagtagcgcctgcacaatccaatcacgtttaaaagggaaacaacaaattcagggtttccgagatttttcttttttcctttttttagaagaagtaacaggtaggctactcatggttatggatagaagtaaagagtacaatatttgccattcaaatgtacttgagtaaagtcatgagtactccccaaaaatgatactcgagtaaagtacagatccctcaaaactgcactcaagtagcctactgtactcaagtaaatgtaggctactccgttactgtccggctctggtgaaaagccattaataaataaataacgtgTTTTTTTCTGACCGTGTAGGGTCGCTTTGGTTATGCGTCTGCTGAATAGGCTCCTAGTCAACTAGCGATAACTTTTTTAACTTTAGCCAAAAAGTTAATAGACTAAAATGATAGCATATGCCTATGAAACGTGGTGTTCTCAGACATGACAGGAGATGGGATGGGCAGTGGTTCCTGAAGAGTGGTAGggttttcagtagcctatagagTAGATTCTGAATGCCAATGAAAGTCAATGATTATGATAATGCCCTCATtagataaagaaataaaaatgattaaaataataggcctacactgattcccacatgtaaaaaataggctacacacgctaAATGAGCACATTAGAATAATTGGCGTTTGCGCCTAATTGCTTCCGAATTAGGCTAGCCTTGCGTGATATTTGACGACCGTTTTATCAAAttcgttaaaatacagtaagcGTTGATTATGCTCCAGTGAAaatatgtgtaggctatttattgatgaaaggagACGTTCAATACAATCTGAGaaatagactaggctactataggcctaggctacagattggACATCATGTTGGACCAGtaggtacctttatatggctctgcgtTGGACAAGCTTCTTGCGTAAAGGTTTGACGTCATAGATGGTCAACATTCGGTCGTCTTTATGATGAGGGTTCGCATAAAGTTCTACGGAAATATGCATCCGAACATTACTCTGAACCCCAGTAGAAGCGTCAAACACTGTTCAGTCTCTTTGGAAAAACCAACTGCTGAAATTTCCTGATATCCTGAATAAGTAGGTAATCAGCTTAAGTCTTACATTTTATTCGTTCATATGAATCATGCCTAAATTGTTTCTGTTGGTTTGACTACCCTGTTGCActtaacgtgaaaaaaaaaaagatcacaaAATCCTGGCAATAGCTAGCATCCAGGACAAGTAAACTAAGGCACTCCGGTCAGGGCCTATAATGTTCAAttatcattttctttctcttgacttgaacaaattagcaCTTGTTCATTCACAATACTGAATATTGTCGTATTTGTTTGCAGTCAGTTCTTGGAAGGAAACAATTCAGATTCAGATTCTAAACTCAGATTGCAGCTCATTATGaacccttttttatttttaaatctcTCCCACATTTACACAGATCCACATTGTGGATGCCATAAGGGCTCCATTCCCTGTCTGAGCACCTGAGCTGAGCCCCCAGCCAGGTCCCAGGACAATGGGGAACACAGTCAGCTGCTGCTTTCGTGCCAATCCCGGTGACCGTCAGGAGGAGGGACAGCGGCTGCAAAATGTGGGCATCAAGCATGAAGTGGCACCTCGTCGGGCAGCAGATTCTGCGGTGGAAAAGAGCATTCTCCTATATCAACAAGAGGTAGCTGCAGGACTGGTGCCAGAGGATTTGGCAGATACCACCAAGATTGTGGCCTCTAAATATCTCGATGAGGTGACTCTTAATCTTGATGTGCCCCTTGCAAAGCTTTGCACAAAGGCTGTTTTTATGGAGAAGCCTGAGACCCTGGGCTGCTCAGTCAATGTAGAGGCTCCGAATGTTTCAGTTGAAATAACAGAAACTACTCTGCCGATGACACCTGTGAGGGAGGAAGTATTTAATACCAACCTTCCAGTGGAGCATGTAATAGAGGAGGCTTCCTCGAAGATGGTAAATATCAGTCTTACTGACATTGTGCAAGCtaacaatgacaaaaataggACTCTAAAGGATTTTAACCTCAGAGAGGAGCTCTGCAGTGGTGACAACATGAACAGCAGCCTCCCCTCAGCTACAGCTGAAAAAGATGTACAGGCTGAGATTAGGTAAGCAGCACCTGTTGGCTGCTGATGGCACCAATAAATGCTATCAAAACACAAGTGGAATTTTGTAAAAGGTCTTTAATTCCACAGATTATTAATTCAGAGACATGCAGACACAATTTGAGTGTTAATTAATGCTCAACGTCTGTATACACTGTATATTGACAGGATGCAGGATGTATATTTCTATTTCTATGAATTTCCACTTAAGCGCGTTCTATAGCCTTGTCGCTCAATAAGAATTTTCATGGTCTGCCTTATATTCAAAGGCTTAGAGAGCCATTAGTTTTGTACCTGTCAGGCCTCTTTCAGCTCTGCAATTGCTTCATAATTGCAGAAAATAATCAGTTAACCTTGGTAAGTTTATAAAACCCTTAATCACAATGCttatcctctgtctgtctgtgcagagGCTCTGCTGCTAAAGGCCTGAGCTCTGAGTCTTTACTGAGTGACCTGTTGGAGGGACAAGAGACCCCAGAGAGATCCCAGATTCCCGAACAGGATAAGTTAGTAGTGGAAGCAAAGAGTGAGCCTCTCGGCTACTCTGACACGATGCCTGGATCTACACCTCTGATGACACCATCAGTGAAGAAGGCAGCATCTGCTGAACCTCAGCAGCATCTTGTGAGATCAAATTGTTCCCTTGCAGAGGAATCAGCCCGATGCATTTCTATTGGATTTGACATCGCCCATCCAGGAGACCATTCAAAAGAGGAGGCTTCCTCTGAGATGGTAAACACTACCAAAGGCTTAATGATAACATCTATGCAACCATCTACCAAGGATGAGGATGGAGTCGACTATGATGACATTATCTTGCATGGCGGTATATCGACCGAGGAGACTGTTGATGATGCAATGCTTCCCCAAGAGGACCTTGCCACCAATACACCAGCTGTAAAGCTGGAGGACCGGCTGGTTCAGAATCCCTCGGCTGAGGGCGTGGTGAATAAGGCTCCAAAGGGGTTTTCTCTGGTCAGTGAGATTGATGCCCATCTGGACATGTGTGGACACCAGTCACTGCTAGACTCCTCCAAAGCCCTGGATGATGAACAGGATGTccctctgcatagcagtgaGGATGAGCGGCTGCTCACCTCCGCCATGCTTGGCACAGGTTTCCCCTTCATAAATGCTAAGCTTACTGAGGCTATCTCGCAGCATAGGAGTGATAGTGGTCACTCGATCAGCATGGAGGGACAGCCACCCGTTAGTGGCCTTGATCTCAACTCTGTTCCCACTGATGCTTGTGCAAGGTGAGTCAGGAAAAGTATGATTGTCTCAGTTCCATAATAGAACTGTTGTATATAATACATTGGGTTTAGTTCAAACACACAGCTTAAAGAAACATCTTAATGGGGCCTCCTCTAGCAAAGACATTTGGGAATTGCATAATTATGAGTTTATGTTGGTAGGTTTTTAATAAATTAGATTCCTTAATCTCAACATTCATTTTCTGTCTATTTATGTACAGAGGCTGTGCTGCAGCCTCTGCTGCCCAAGATGTGGTGTTTGGCCTGAGCACTAAGTCTTCACTGGGCAACCTGTTGGAGGGGCTAGATACTCCGAAGAGATCCCAGAAAAAGCAAGGCGTGAAGGCAAAGAGTGTACCCCTTACAAAGATGCTTGCTGAACTTGCTGAACTTCAGAAGGTTGTGGTGAGCTCAACTGGTTCCACTGACGGAGGGCTGGCTGTAAATCTCCAGGATGAGAGACCTGGAAGTGCTGGCAGGTGGAGCCCAGTGTCAGATGGGAGTGAGGCTTGGTTTACTTGGTATGTCAGTTGCATAACCATTTACCATAGGAAATGAATGAGATAGTTTTGGATCAAGTCAGTCATTAAACAGCAATTAAGACATTTAACCTAGAGCATCCAACCTAAGGACAGGATAGTCACTCAAGTTGGTCTGTATTGGAGATTATCCTGAATAAGGACAGGACAGCCACTCACATTGGTCTCTATTGGAGATTATCATGAATAAGGACAGGATAGCCTCTCAGGTTGGTCTGTATTAGAGATTATCATGAATAAGGACACAATAGCCAGTCACATTGCTCTCTACTGGAGATTATCCTGAATAAGGACAGGATAGCTACTCATGTTGGTCTGTATTGGTCTGTATTGGAGATTACCATGAATAAGGACAGGATAGCCACTCATGTTGGTCTCAATTAAGGCTGTTTATTCAAGACCAAGGCTCACACTTAAAATGAGATCAGAGTGTGCAGTTATCCTCTGCAGTTATCCTAACAATGTAGTGAGTCTTCCACATTAATCTGACACAGTGGTAGTTCCAGTGACTTCCTTATTTtctttatgtgtgagtgtgtgtgtgttgtgtggtgtgtgtgtgtgtgtgtgtgtgtgtgtgtgtgtgtatctttttctctttataatcatcatgtcataaaatgacatgacatgacatgataaCATAACATAAGATAACATAAC
The sequence above is a segment of the Alosa sapidissima isolate fAloSap1 chromosome 2, fAloSap1.pri, whole genome shotgun sequence genome. Coding sequences within it:
- the LOC121695222 gene encoding uncharacterized protein LOC121695222 — its product is MGNTVSCCFRANPGDRQEEGQRLQNVGIKHEVAPRRAADSAVEKSILLYQQEVAAGLVPEDLADTTKIVASKYLDEVTLNLDVPLAKLCTKAVFMEKPETLGCSVNVEAPNVSVEITETTLPMTPVREEVFNTNLPVEHVIEEASSKMVNISLTDIVQANNDKNRTLKDFNLREELCSGDNMNSSLPSATAEKDVQAEIRGSAAKGLSSESLLSDLLEGQETPERSQIPEQDKLVVEAKSEPLGYSDTMPGSTPLMTPSVKKAASAEPQQHLVRSNCSLAEESARCISIGFDIAHPGDHSKEEASSEMVNTTKGLMITSMQPSTKDEDGVDYDDIILHGGISTEETVDDAMLPQEDLATNTPAVKLEDRLVQNPSAEGVVNKAPKGFSLVSEIDAHLDMCGHQSLLDSSKALDDEQDVPLHSSEDERLLTSAMLGTGFPFINAKLTEAISQHRSDSGHSISMEGQPPVSGLDLNSVPTDACARGCAAASAAQDVVFGLSTKSSLGNLLEGLDTPKRSQKKQGVKAKSVPLTKMLAELAELQKVVVSSTGSTDGGLAVNLQDERPGSAGRWSPVSDGSEAWFTWYVSCITIYHRK